TATTACCCTTTTCTGGATAGCTGTTGTTTTCCTTTCCGTAAGTGCCATTTCACTAGTAGCAAAAATGTTTTTTATTAAAACATTTCTTCAATGCATTGTTTTCTTATTTTACGGGATTTCGATTACTCTGTTGGTCTCTACATTATGTAAAAAAGGGTCCCAATCTTTATTCATAGGGTTACTCGTATCACTTCTTTTACCAGCAGTTAGTTTCGCCACAATCTTTTGGGATAACATCTTTATTCAATGGGTTAAGTATTTAACCCCCTATTATTATATGGATTTGGGTTTAGGGTATTTAACAATTGTATTGGTTTTATCCCTTGGGCTCTTAGTTACTTCCTCCATTTTATTTGAAAAGAGGGATTTATAATGACTATTATAAAAACCAACAATATAACAAAATCTTACAATGATAAGAAGGTGGTTAAAGACATCTCTCTAGAAGTAAAGGAACAAGAGATTTTTGGATTTTTAGGCCGTAATGGGGCTGGGAAAAGCACCTTTATTAATATGATTACCGGCATTATTTTACCCACTTCTGGTACCTTTGAATTGTTAGGGGAAACCGATCTGAATGTAGTCAAGAAAAAAATAGGGGTCTTGCCGGATTATTCAACCTTTTACGACTCTTTGAGTGCTTTAGACCATTTGAAATTTTATAGTAAAATTCAAGGGGTAAAACCTTCAAAAGAATATCTTATGGAAACTCTAGATCTAGTAGGACTCACAGGTAATGAAAAGCAAAAAGTAGGAAAATTCTCATTTGGAATGAAAAAGAAATTAGGGATCGCTCAAGCTATCGTAAACAAGCCCGAGTTGCTCTTCTTGGATGAACCCACTTCAGGAGTAGATGCAGAGTCAGCGATTCAGATCAAGCAATTGATAAAGAAACTAAATGAAGAAGGCCGGACTATTTTTATGACCTCTCACAATTTAAATGAAGTCGAAGAAATTTGTTCCCAAATTGCTATTATGAGCGATGGAGAAATTCGTTCAGAAGGAACATTACGGGAAATTAAAAGCAATTACACCACCTCATTATTAGCTAAGGTTAAAGTCCAGCCAATCATAAAACAGCCTGTTCAAAAAGAAATTTCTACATTCTTAGAAACGAATTTCAGTAAATTTCGTTGGGATAGTAACTACTTAACAGTAGAAATTGGAAATGAAAATGAAATTCCTGTGATACTCAGAACGTTAATGCAGAGTAAGGTGGATATCTTTGAAGTGAAAGTCATTGAACCGTCATTGGAAGAGGTTTTCCTAGAAAAGAAGATCGCTATATAACTAAGAGGAGGATTGGATATGCGAGGGATAATTTTTTTGTTGGAGCTTTTATTTCTTTTGTCTGTAGTGGGATTAATAGCTTCTTCACTTGGATTGGAAGTCCTAAAAGATTGGAAAGTAACCTTAATTATTACGGCTGGGGCCTTATTTTTAATTACGACGATATTAAGAAAACAATACAAAAGCTCAACTTAGCATCCTTACAGAAATAAAGCGAGAAAGCCTACAGTTTTAATCGTGGGCTTTCTCGCTCGTCTCTTTTATAGGAAAAAAATCTGGTGGCCCCATCTAAAAATGACAAAGAAAAAAATGATAACGACTATCACACTCACGGTTTGCCACCAATGTTCAAAAATCTTCATAATTTATTACTTCTTTTGAAGTTGTTGGTTGGTACATGAACTCAGGTATTCAACCAAACAATTTCGAAGACTGGGCTAAATATGAAGGTGATAGACGTTATTTAGAAGATTGGCAGCTATCCCTTCTTAAAAGTTGGGATTGTGGAAGGGATTCAATAGAAATCATAAATGTTATGAAAAGTATCGTGCTGGAGTTTAAAAACGTTCATAGCTCCCTTTGCAATAGGCTAGAAATAAGCTAAAACACTGTTTGGATTAATAAAATTGTAGGCATGAGGATTGTTGAGGAAGATGAAAGGGGGATTTGGTTGAAAATTTTACGATACGTTCTATCAATAGCAACTTTTACACTTGCTGTTTATGGATTGATTACAAGTAATTTTGAGTTTAATCATATTATGATATTTCTTTTAGGACTTACAATGTTGATTATAGGAATAGAAGAATTTCAGAAAGAAAGAAAAGCAATTGGAATGTTACTTGTTGGTGTTTTCATATTCTCCTTATTTGTATCAATCGAGGGGTTTTTATTAAGCTAAAGGGAGCAAATCTGGAAGATGACCACCAACGTTTAATGCTTAGTATAAATACACTTTAGTTCGGCGCTAAAATGTGAATAGTTTTTTTCAAAAATATAAGGAGTGATCTATATCTATTTAATGCAAATTGTATTATTTCTTCTTCCAGCAGTTGCTCTTTTATTAGGTGGGTTAGGATATTTTATTTTTAAAAATTTATATGTAGCCCCTTTGATCGTTATAATAACAGCAAGCATTTCAGTATACACTGTGTTTAATTCTTCATTTTGGATATGGGTAGTTATTTACACTTTGGTATCATTTTTGGCAGGATTATTTGTTAAACTACTTTCTTCAAAAAGGCAGACATCAAATACCTATTAAACAATCGGGAGTTTAATTGAATAAGAGGTAGAGTCAGGAAAAAGGTTTTATCTTTGTAAATCCGCATTTTCCTGACTCTAGACACTACCCCTACTTATGTAAAGGACATTTAAAAAAAGCTAAGCAGCACTATTTAAAGGGTGAGTCTTGTAAGAAGCAGGGGTCAGTCTTATCATTCCAAGAGGCACCCTTTTTACAATTAGCTTTTTGGATCCATGATTATAATTAAACGGCAAATTATCCTCTTTCATTAATTTCATAAGCTGTTCGTATTCCTGACTCAATTGCCCCTTCTATCCACCCATGAAAGGAAGAAGTGTGCTCTCCTGCAAAATGCAACCTACCTTCAGGTTGACGAATGACCTCGGAAAACTTTTCTCCCTGGCCCGGGAGGAAGAGAGTAAAAGCCCCACCGGAATATTGATTTAAGGTCCAATTATATGAAAACGCCTGCATGTATTCTTTATATACAATATTCCCATAGATTTTGGCCAAATCGTCCAGCAATTCACGTACCATCTCGTTATGGGGTAAACCAGCCCAAAGGATCGCATCTTGTCCCCAACTATAACTTGCCAATAAAACCGCTGGACCAGCGGAACCTATTCCGTGACTTGGAATATAAGAAAACCTTGAAGGAAGATCCGTTACGGCATTTCCTACCCCTGCCTTCTCCCAAAAGCGATGTCGAAATTCTATGCCGATTTTAACGGCAGGAAGGTTTATAAGTTCTCGTATAATCTGCCGTTTCTCAAAGGATATAGAGTTATAAGGGAAGACATCTATATATTGAAATACAGAAAAAGGAACGGTGACAATTGCATAATCTCCCTCGTACTGATGCCACCTGCCAGTTATAAGATCTATTGCTTGGATTTTTACACCATTGTCCATCTGATAAATTTTATCCACTTTTCGGTTCAATCGAATATTATGCTGCAGCTCCTTCATAAAGGATAAGGGTAATTGATCATTCCCTCCGTCAATCTCGAAAAACCTCACCGTTTTACTAAAAATCGGATAAATAATATCTGTTAAAATATCCACAAAGGAAAATCCCGGAAACCCTTCAAGTCCTAACATGACACCTATGCTCCTTATTGCGGAAGTCGATAAAGGTCTCCCAATAGGATTAAACTCAAGAAACTCGCCCATGGAATACTCTGCATATTGTGCTTTTAGCTTCTCCTGTTCCTCCGGGGTACTATTTGAATAAAGTTCTATAAATGGTTGAGTAGCCTCCAAAAAAAGCTCGATGGCGGTTTTACCTTTTTCATTTTCATTAACTGGGAAGTTTAAAATATCAGGGTTTTCCTCGTACATTTTCCTTGTAGTTAAAACATTATTTACATAAATCAAATCGACAGGTGAGGAATTAATGAAAGGATTAATAGGCAATTGAAAACGTCTTATATATTCAAACACCAATTCGTGATTATCAGGGATTCTCATTGCTCCTACATCTAAATAATTACCTGAAGTAAACGGATGCCTTACTGTATAAACCCTCCCTCCAATACGATCATTACCTTCTAATATGATCACATGATTACCGGCTTCTTTAAGCAAAGAAGCAGCAACAAGACCAGCCATCCCCCCTCCTATAATAAGAACTTTTTTGGGACGGGACTTTTTTTCTAATCCTTTTTTTATAAATCTAAGCATATCATTTGGGTAACCTAATTTGCCGAGCTCTTTCAAAAATTCTCCCCCTTTCTCTAATCCATTTATATGGGGGGAAGAGTATTTTTATTTAGACATTCTTACTCAAAGATTATGTAAGAAAAGAATGGGTAGTTACGCTCGCTCCCCTATGGGTTAAGAAGTTAATTTCTATTTTTGAACCTCTAATTGTTTCCAAAAAATTTATTTTACTAAATAAGTTGAAGTGTAGAATATTGACAGACCTAGTTATTGCTTTTGGGTGTATCCGTAAAAAATACTTCTGCTATTGAATTCTATAGGTCAATGGGGATGATAACAAAAAGTAGAAAAATGGAGAGTATCTTTAACTGACGAAGGCGTTAGTTATAAATTTATTCGAAGATATCTTGAAATCAAGTCTTTCAGTATAGGAGGCAATACATTAAGTCATTAAAAGAAGGATAAATAACTTTAGACAATTAAGATAAAGCAGGAGGGATCGGAGAAATGGATATTCGCTTTGTTAAAAGCTCAGATTATTATGTTCTTCCACCTTTAATTAACGAATGGCGGGGTGGCAGGGGCAGAACGGAGGCTGAAGCCATAGTTAAGGTATGCCTCACGGCTGATACGGTGAGAATCGTTCTTTGAGATAGGAACTGACGAACTTCCAAAGGTAAGGGTCTAAATTTTTCAACATAAGGAAACTTATGTGTCATCTTACGATGACGTGAGTGGTGTGGAGCAGGGGAAAAGCCGGAGATAACCTCAAACGCTTACCTATTGCTAACTTAACTGTAGTATAGATAAGCTTTTTTGTAGAAAATCATTGAGTTCTTGGGGTTTAGATATTTCTAGAGACCCTTTATGAAGGTTGAAGGGCTTATATATTATGGAATTAAAGAAAGCCTGTCATTTCATTCATAACTAAATTTCAATTTCGATGTTGATAGTGAAACAATTCCTGGCATATAGTTTTATTAAAAAGGTGTGAATGCTGTGGCCTTAATGTTTGATAGAGATCGATTTGTGGATGAGCGTTATTTAAGTGTGAGTGTAAAAAATAAAGGGCTGAATTATGGTTTGGGTTGCATAGATGGAATTCGAGCTTTTTGGAATGAGCAGAAAAATCAATTGTTTATTTTTCGATTAGAAGATCACTTGAAAAGATTCCACGGCTCTGGAAAGAGTTTGTTTATTAGCATCCCCTATTCTGTAAAGCAATTGTCTTCCATAACCAAACAATTGCTTTTGTTAAACCGGGTCACTCAGGATGTTTACATACGACCGATTTGTTTTAAGGGAGCGAATACTTTACGTCCCGATATAAATGACCCGTTTAATCATCTGGCTATCTATACAGACCTTACGGAATATGAAGCGAAGCCATTTTTAAAAGTATGTATATCCTCTTGGACTAGAATAGGAAGTAATATGATTCCTCCCCAAGCCAAACCTTCAGCGGGGTACATGAACTCTGCACTGGCGATCAATGAAGCTGTTATGAATGGTTATGATGAAGCTCTCTTCTTAACAAAAGAGGGGAATGTCAGTGAAGGCTCTGCAGAGAATATATTTATTGTCCGTGGGGGTATGGTTCTTACCCCTCCTTTATCAGATGATATCCTTCCTGGGATTACTAGGGATACGGTTGCTAAGATCTTAAACAAAGAGTTAAATATACCAATCCTTGAACAAAGTATGACAAGGGTTGAATTATATGAGGCAGATGAAGTGTTTTTAACGGGAACGGCTATTGGA
Above is a window of Pseudalkalibacillus hwajinpoensis DNA encoding:
- a CDS encoding ABC transporter permease, producing the protein MWAISLQELKGLSKGIRSIIITAFITGISLLFAYLAQENGELIGGISKESAYTSGLSVGVIFFGILFVFILSHDAISKESQNRTMRFIVTKTSRKNIILAKAIGITLFWIAVVFLSVSAISLVAKMFFIKTFLQCIVFLFYGISITLLVSTLCKKGSQSLFIGLLVSLLLPAVSFATIFWDNIFIQWVKYLTPYYYMDLGLGYLTIVLVLSLGLLVTSSILFEKRDL
- a CDS encoding ABC transporter ATP-binding protein; protein product: MTIIKTNNITKSYNDKKVVKDISLEVKEQEIFGFLGRNGAGKSTFINMITGIILPTSGTFELLGETDLNVVKKKIGVLPDYSTFYDSLSALDHLKFYSKIQGVKPSKEYLMETLDLVGLTGNEKQKVGKFSFGMKKKLGIAQAIVNKPELLFLDEPTSGVDAESAIQIKQLIKKLNEEGRTIFMTSHNLNEVEEICSQIAIMSDGEIRSEGTLREIKSNYTTSLLAKVKVQPIIKQPVQKEISTFLETNFSKFRWDSNYLTVEIGNENEIPVILRTLMQSKVDIFEVKVIEPSLEEVFLEKKIAI
- a CDS encoding DUF3953 domain-containing protein, producing MKILRYVLSIATFTLAVYGLITSNFEFNHIMIFLLGLTMLIIGIEEFQKERKAIGMLLVGVFIFSLFVSIEGFLLS
- a CDS encoding DUF2651 family protein, whose product is MQIVLFLLPAVALLLGGLGYFIFKNLYVAPLIVIITASISVYTVFNSSFWIWVVIYTLVSFLAGLFVKLLSSKRQTSNTY
- a CDS encoding flavin monoamine oxidase family protein, which translates into the protein MKELGKLGYPNDMLRFIKKGLEKKSRPKKVLIIGGGMAGLVAASLLKEAGNHVIILEGNDRIGGRVYTVRHPFTSGNYLDVGAMRIPDNHELVFEYIRRFQLPINPFINSSPVDLIYVNNVLTTRKMYEENPDILNFPVNENEKGKTAIELFLEATQPFIELYSNSTPEEQEKLKAQYAEYSMGEFLEFNPIGRPLSTSAIRSIGVMLGLEGFPGFSFVDILTDIIYPIFSKTVRFFEIDGGNDQLPLSFMKELQHNIRLNRKVDKIYQMDNGVKIQAIDLITGRWHQYEGDYAIVTVPFSVFQYIDVFPYNSISFEKRQIIRELINLPAVKIGIEFRHRFWEKAGVGNAVTDLPSRFSYIPSHGIGSAGPAVLLASYSWGQDAILWAGLPHNEMVRELLDDLAKIYGNIVYKEYMQAFSYNWTLNQYSGGAFTLFLPGQGEKFSEVIRQPEGRLHFAGEHTSSFHGWIEGAIESGIRTAYEINERG
- a CDS encoding branched-chain amino acid transaminase, which gives rise to MFDRDRFVDERYLSVSVKNKGLNYGLGCIDGIRAFWNEQKNQLFIFRLEDHLKRFHGSGKSLFISIPYSVKQLSSITKQLLLLNRVTQDVYIRPICFKGANTLRPDINDPFNHLAIYTDLTEYEAKPFLKVCISSWTRIGSNMIPPQAKPSAGYMNSALAINEAVMNGYDEALFLTKEGNVSEGSAENIFIVRGGMVLTPPLSDDILPGITRDTVAKILNKELNIPILEQSMTRVELYEADEVFLTGTAIGIKPVVEIDRRVIGKGKIGSVTSKVQQIYNQIVRGEMPFYRNYCYPLY